In Alphaproteobacteria bacterium, the DNA window CTTGAAGATTATTTTGAAAATAACTTTCTCAACAACCAAGACCATAACAACAAGTTAGCTCTTCGATTTCACTCTAGGGATCGAGTTAGTAGTGATGAACTCCCAATTGCAGCACTTTTTTCAAAATATGATTTGTTGCTTCGAACTTCAGTAGTAGAGGAAGTAGATGAGTATTTTGAGGCGTATTCATTTGCTGGATCATCTCACCTTCAAAATAAATATATTTTTAAAGAAGACATTATGAAAAAATTCGTGAAATATTTTAAATTTAACGCTCGGAAACTTATTAACGTCTGTGATTCCAAAAAATTGTTCTTTTCAGACTTCCAATTTCCAACCTTTAACGAACAATATTCTGGACAAGAAAAAAACTTTTTAAAAGAAATAGAAATCCCTCATCATCACGTTTTTGGAGAGAATGGGGATACTTTTCTATCACCTCGCGAAAAACAATGCATGGATCTTATATGTGAAGGTATGACGTCGTGTGAAATTGCGAAAATACTTAATCTTTCATCTCGAACCATAGAATCATATGTTTCTAATATAAAAGATAAACTACTATACCCGAAACGACTCACTAAAGGTAAAAGCGAAAAGTTTGCGATAAGGACTCGTCTGGTCCACCTATATACCAAATCTGAATCGTAAAAATATGACCCTATGCGGCCCTTTTTTCCGAGACTTTCGCGACTTTTTCCCGGGAAGGAACTTTGATCTTATGTAGGGAAAAAATCCCGAATAGCATGCTAGGACAAACAAATAAAAGTGGCGCCATCTCACTGCCTGTTGCTTTGACTAGCCAAGCGCAGATGAGAGAAGTACACCCAGTAAAAACAGCCATCCCCAGGGCTTCCCCTAGACCGACACCTCGATATCTCATACGTGTGGGGAAAACGAGAACTTTCAATGCCATAGTTGCCCCGGTCGCCGTAGCACAGGATAAACAAAAAAGAATTTGAAAGATGAAAACAGTGCTTAAACCCATGTTTGGGTTAAGAAACAGAAAAAAGAGAGAAGAAGATATTAAAAACAATACGGCAGAAGCTAAACACACTTTCTTTATCCCGAAACGATCTGAACAAGCACCCATAAGCGGATTGCTCACCGTTAAAATGGCAGCAAAAGGAATACAAAAAGCTATAACTTCTCGAGAGCTAAAACCAAAAATCCGAATGAGATATTGTGGAGAATATAAGAAAACTAGATTATAGGGAAGTGCAACGAAAGTAATTAAGCCAAGTATGTACACTAAATTTCGGTGTTCTGACTTCAAAAATGATTTGAGGCTCGTAAATTTTTCCCCAGCACCTTTGCTTGCTCTCAAGAAATCTTCACTTTCTGGTAGAAGTCGCCGCAGAAAATAACCAAAAAGCCCAAAAACACCTCCTAACACAAAGGGAACTCGCCATCCCCAAGATGGAATAGCCGAATTGGTAAATATATATCCCAAGCAAAAACTTAACAAAAGCGCAAAGCAGGTGCCCATATACAGAATCCCACCCGTATAAGCCTTCTTACCCTCTGGGGCATTTTCTAAAAGTAACACGCTCGCGCCGGCAAACTCACCCGCAACAAAAAAGTTCTGCACCAACCTACAAATTAAAAGTAATATTGGGGCCCAAATTCCAATTTCTGAAAAGGTTGGAAGCAGCCCAATCATAAGCGTTGGCAGCGAAATAAAAAACATGGACAACTGCAAGGGCTTTTTTCGTCCGAACTTATCTCCAAAATATCCAAACAGCAGACCACTGATAGGGCGTAAAATGAACCCTGCAGCGAACACTACTAGCCCAAATAATCGAGATATTTCAGGATCTTCATGTGGGAAGAAAAGAGGCGATAGAACGAGAATCAAGCTCCCATACAGAAAAATGTCGTAGTACTCTAACATCGTTCCTAAACATATCGTGAAGATCGATTTCTTTTTCATCATATTTCCACCCTCATTGAATTCAGTTTTACAGCATTATTTACATCTTCCACCCAAAGTGACTATACATTTATATCTTAAAATTACAACAGGTTAAACTTGAATTAGAACATACTTTTTGCCAAAACACTATCCTATATAGATCTCAGAAAGGCGGATAAAACACATTTTATTAACACTTTAGGGAGCCATTTTCCTATATACTCACATCAGGCTTATTACAGGAAAGTTTTAAATGAGCACCATCAGAAATATTAAAGACTTAAACCAGATTCAATTGGGACTCCCACCGTGGATCACAGAAATCAAAGTCCCAGAGGCTTCTAAATTTCAAGAGCAAGAAGAACGGATGCGCTTTGTGATAATGCTCTCAAAAATGAATGTTGATCATGGCACGGGGGGGCCTTTTGGTGCCGCCATTTTTAATATGAAAACCCATGAACTTGTTTCCATGGGAGTCAATGTGGTTATCTCAGAAAAATGCTCAATGGCCCACGCCGAAATCATGGCTCTTATGTTGGCACAGAAAAAACTTGGCAAATTTTCTCTTAATCTATCCCAGCAAAACAGTTATGAACTCGTAACCAGTTCAGAACCCTGCGCCATGTGTTTCGGCGCAATTCTTTGGTCCGGAGTTAAATGTTGCTCCAGCGGGGCACGCGCCGAAGATGTCTCTGAGATTGGTTTTGACGAAGGGGACAAGCCCTCTCGATGGAATGAGTCCCTTGAAAAAAGAGGTATTACCCTTATAGAAGATGTGTGCCGTCAAGAAGCCAAAGATGTTTTGGAATTCTATGTGGAAAAAAACGGACGCATTTATAATGGGTGAAGAGACGTCTTACGAAACAATCTATGAAAGTTTTCCGTCGTAATCTGTCCCACTTCTTCTTCGGAGATCTTTTTAATTTCGGCAAGTTTTTTAGCCACTTCTACCACATAGGCAGGTTCATTGGATTTCCCCCGATAGGGAACTGGTGCAAGAAATGGGCTGTCCGTTTCTACTAACAATCGATTCATTGGCACCCTTGCAGCAGTCTCCCTCAATTCAACCGCATTCTTAAATGTCAAAATGCCCGATAGGGAAATATAAAAACCCATGGCAAGCGTTTCATCGGCAAATCTCTGGCTACCGCTAAAGCAATGAATAACCCCAGGCGCTCGATCCTCCCGAGGCCCAACACTTTCTTCTTTTAAGAGTGCCAAAATATCGTCTTCTGCATCTCGACTATGGATAATAAGAGGTAACCCATTTTCCTGTGAAGCTTGTACGTGGGCCCGAAAAGATTTCTTTTGAGCTTCCCGATCACTGTGCTCATAGTAATAATCTAGACCCGTTTCCCCAAAACCAACCACCTTTGGCGACACAGCAAGTTCCAGCAAGTCCCCAGGCTTGATGTCTGGATACCGCTTTGCTTCGTGTGGGTGCACCCCAACAGTGCAATAGACAGTTGGGTCCCTTTCAGCAATTTTTAGAATAGCTGGAAACTCTTCCAGATCCGTCGAAATAGAGAGCAACTGTCCCACTCCCACCTCATGGGCACGTTGAATGACCTGAGGTATTTGATCCTTAAACTCTGGAAAATTCAGATGACAATGACTGTCAACGAGCCAAGGTTTTTTCATGGGACCCTCCTGGAACGTATCGGGGGAAAATAGGTTCAGGGTTTGGAAGCGCCGTTCCCGATACCAAAGCACTCTCTGCAGATAAATTAGCAAAAGTTCTCTTGTTTTTTGGCACTGCTAACTGGTCCAAAATCTTTTCAGTGGCATCAGGTAGGAATGGCTGAGCAAGAATTGTTATATACCGAATGGCCTCAGATAACACATATAGAACTGTTTCCATACGGTCCGTATCTGTTTTCCGCAAAGCCCAAGGAGCCTGCGTATCCACATATCGGTTAGCCACGCCGATGGCGCGCCATAGTCGCTCTAGATACTTGTGAAAAGCTTGTTCCTCTGCAAGCAAAGGCTTCAAATCATCATAAAGGCTCTGCACTTCTTTCAGCATAGCCTCGTCATCCCTAGTCAATGTGCCTTTCTTAGGAACAACCCCTCCAGCATGTTTTGCAACAAAGGAGAGCACCCGTTGAATAAGGTTGCCATAGTCATTAGCCAAATCACTGTTTATGCGACGCTCCATAGAGTCACATGAAAAGTCTCCATCTTGGCCAAAAGGAATCTCTCGCATCATAAAATAACGAAGCTGATCCACTCCGTAAGTTTTGATGAGCTCAAATGGATCTAGTACATTCCCCAATGATTTGGAGCATTTTTGACCTTCGTTTGTCCACCAGCCGTGTGCATATACCCGCTTGGGTAATGGTAAATCCGCTGCCATCAAAAAGGCTGGCCAAAAGATGGCATGAAATCGAAGTATATCTTTCCCAACAATATGATGCGCCTCCGGCCAAAAAGTTGCGAAATCAGAAGCTTCCGTATCGGGATAACCAAGAGCCGTAATATAATTCGTTAGAGCATCAAGCCAAACATAAACCACATGATCAGGGTCTCCTGGAACAGGAACACCCCAAGTGAAAGTCGTTCGCGAAACAGAAAGGTCTATTAATCCCTGCTTAACGAAACTAATGACTTCATTGCGTCGAGAGGCTGGTGCAATGAAGTCTGGATGATCATTATAAAATTTTAAGAGACGGTCCTGGTATTTGGAAAGTCGGAAAAAATAACTTGGCTCCTCTACCCACTCAACATTTGCTCCTGTGGGCGCTTTGCCATTAATGAGCTCTTTTTCCGCAAAGAAAGTTTCATCGGTCACAGAATACCAGCCCGAGTAGCTTCCTAAGTAGAGATCGTCGTTCTCCACTAAACGTTCCCAAAACTTCGTTACACCTTTTTTGTGGCGCGGCTCGCTCGTACGGATAAAGTCATCACAGGTAGCCTTCATCGCTTTGGCCATTTCCCGGAATTCTTTCTCTACCTTGTCCGCAAAGGCTTGAGGCGTCATTCCCGCTGCTTCGGCTGTTCTTTCTACCTTTTGACCATGCTCATCCGTTCCTGAGAGAAACTTTACATCACACCCATCTAAGCGCATGAATCGTGCCAAGACATCACATGCCAATGTAGTATATGCGTGGCCCACATGTGGCGATCCATTCACATAATAAATGGGAGTGGTTACGTAGAATGCCCGCGTCATTTTATCTCTCTTTCACAAAGCTTAAGAAAACACACAGAAGAGTTTGTTTCCGATCCAAAGTATATCGTTGCATCTCCTCAAAATGTAGCCTTATTTTCTCCCATATTCTAAGCCAATTTTCAAGGGAGCAATGGTTGGTCATAAGCCCATATAGTTCTACTTCCTCTGGTGTATTGCAGGCGCTTTTTCCTTCTGATTTGAGATAGTTCCCCAAAAATCCCATTAGCAAAATTGTAAAAATCTCAAAAGAATCACTCTCTTGCTTTTTACAAAGCCGTTCAATGAGAGAAAAAGGAACATTTGCCGAATTGGTGAGAAGGCCCTTAACGGCACCTAACATTTCCTTATAGAGTGCCAAACCACCGCCTTGAATCATTGTGAGAACTTGGCCAAGACGGCCCCCACTCAATGAGGTTAACAAGTCTCTCTCTTCTTTAGAAAATGACCCATGATGTTTTGCTAAATAATCCCCAACTATCTCTGACGAAAGGGGTTTCATTTGAATGACCTGACAGCGAGATCGAATAGTTGGCAACAAAAGACCCGGCTTATGGGAAACAAGAATTATAAAAGTCCCGAGGGGCGGCTCTTCTAAGGACTTTAAGAGTGCATTGGCCCCATTGCGATTCATTTCCTCGACCCCGTCGACGACGACAACACGATAAGGACTTTCCGATGATGTTTTCTGGAGAAAAGCAGGAATCTCTCGCACTTTGCCGACTGGAATCTCAAGTTGCACCTTGCCCTTCTCATCAACTCCCCTAGAAATACATAGAAAGTCCCCATGGCTTCCGCTAAGAATCCTCCGACGGACCATACTAGCTGGATCCACGTGCAAAGTTTTATGGGAGATTCCTGCGTCTTCAGAATAAGTGAGCAAATATTGTGCCAGTCTATGGGCCATGGTTGCTTTGCCAATGCCCTTAGGACCAGTTAGCAACAGTGCATGAGGCAAACGATTTTGTGCCATAAGCTGCAAAAGATAACTTTCCACATCTTCATGACCTAACAAGTCAGGCTGAGCACTATAGAGGGTTTCTTCAACGGGATCTGCTCTCATATCAAGCTTCCTTTAAAGCACTCCCCAGTCTAAGATCCACATACTGGGAAATTTCCTGGGAAATATCTTCAATGGACTTGTCGGCATCCAAAAGGACACATCGATCGCTATGGTCTTTCGCGATCTGTTGGTATGCATCTCGAACTTTCTCGTGATAATCGGCCCCTTTGCGTTCAAGGCGATCTTCCTTTTGGGCCGCATTAAGTTCCTCACGATCCATGGCTCTTTTGAGGCCCACTTCAGAAGAAAGATCAAAAATAAAAGTTAAATCTGGCTCTGAATCGCCGACAACAATTTGAATAATTTGCTCAACAATATCCTTTCCAAGGTCGCCTGCATATCCTTGATATGCAAGGGAAGAATCGGCGAATCGATCGCTCAGCACCCACGTCCCTGCCGCAAGTGCTGGCTTGATCTTTTTTTCTAAATGATCTCGTCGGGCCGCAAAGTAAAGAAGAAGCTCCGTCATAGAGTCCCATCGACCTGGCTCGCCCGTCAATATTAGAGGACGAATTTCCTCAGCACCTGGCGTTCCTCCTGGCTCTCGCGTTACCAGAACTTCTTTTCCACGATCCTTTAGATACTGCGCCAGTAAAGTAATCTGGGTAGATTTACCGGAACCTTCTCCCCCTTCAAAGGTAATAAATTTTCCTCGATTTGCCACGAGTAATCCTTTTTGCCTAGAATAGACCTGTTACAAAATTTGTTGTCCGAGACCAAAGTCTTCCCATAAATCCTAATTCTGTCACATCTTCCGCCACTACTAGAGGAATAAGCTCTTCACGAGCCGCAGAAATACTGGTTTCCGGAATTTGTACCTTTAATACACCTGCTTTTGCCCCTTTTTGAAGAGGAGCGATAAGAGGCTGATATTCAGCCACAGCCGTTATCTTGGAAGAAACAGATTTAGGAACAGTTATCAATGCGGGCGAAGCCACAACGAGTGGAACCGTATCCACAGCACCATCTCTTACACTGGCGGTTTCAATTAGCTGACCACTTTCAAATAAAGTTTTATTCTCAAATTCCCGTAGCCCCCACTTCATTAGAGTCTCAGAATCTTTGGCCCGAATCTGCTTATTCTCACATCCATTGATCACAAGAATTAAACGCCGGTCCCCCTGCTTTGCCGAAGCAACTAGACCAAGTCCTCCAGCGTCAGTTTCTCCGGTCTTCAAGCCGTCCACATCTAAACTTGTGTAAAGAAGCGGATTCCGATTACCTTGACGGATCTTATTGTACGTAAATTCTTTTTGAGCATAAAATTTCTTATACAATTCAGGGAAATTTTCAATGGTCGCTTTGCCGATTAGCATCAAATCTTTGGCCGTAGAATGATGTCCTTCATCTGGCCATCCAGTCGCATTCAAGAAAGTCGTATTTGTTGCTCCCAACTCATGGGCCTTAGCTGTCAT includes these proteins:
- a CDS encoding helix-turn-helix transcriptional regulator, with protein sequence MYLTNNTQWLEDYFENNFLNNQDHNNKLALRFHSRDRVSSDELPIAALFSKYDLLLRTSVVEEVDEYFEAYSFAGSSHLQNKYIFKEDIMKKFVKYFKFNARKLINVCDSKKLFFSDFQFPTFNEQYSGQEKNFLKEIEIPHHHVFGENGDTFLSPREKQCMDLICEGMTSCEIAKILNLSSRTIESYVSNIKDKLLYPKRLTKGKSEKFAIRTRLVHLYTKSES
- a CDS encoding MFS transporter, with protein sequence MKKKSIFTICLGTMLEYYDIFLYGSLILVLSPLFFPHEDPEISRLFGLVVFAAGFILRPISGLLFGYFGDKFGRKKPLQLSMFFISLPTLMIGLLPTFSEIGIWAPILLLICRLVQNFFVAGEFAGASVLLLENAPEGKKAYTGGILYMGTCFALLLSFCLGYIFTNSAIPSWGWRVPFVLGGVFGLFGYFLRRLLPESEDFLRASKGAGEKFTSLKSFLKSEHRNLVYILGLITFVALPYNLVFLYSPQYLIRIFGFSSREVIAFCIPFAAILTVSNPLMGACSDRFGIKKVCLASAVLFLISSSLFFLFLNPNMGLSTVFIFQILFCLSCATATGATMALKVLVFPTRMRYRGVGLGEALGMAVFTGCTSLICAWLVKATGSEMAPLLFVCPSMLFGIFSLHKIKVPSREKVAKVSEKRAA
- a CDS encoding nucleoside deaminase yields the protein MSTIRNIKDLNQIQLGLPPWITEIKVPEASKFQEQEERMRFVIMLSKMNVDHGTGGPFGAAIFNMKTHELVSMGVNVVISEKCSMAHAEIMALMLAQKKLGKFSLNLSQQNSYELVTSSEPCAMCFGAILWSGVKCCSSGARAEDVSEIGFDEGDKPSRWNESLEKRGITLIEDVCRQEAKDVLEFYVEKNGRIYNG
- a CDS encoding TatD family hydrolase codes for the protein MKKPWLVDSHCHLNFPEFKDQIPQVIQRAHEVGVGQLLSISTDLEEFPAILKIAERDPTVYCTVGVHPHEAKRYPDIKPGDLLELAVSPKVVGFGETGLDYYYEHSDREAQKKSFRAHVQASQENGLPLIIHSRDAEDDILALLKEESVGPREDRAPGVIHCFSGSQRFADETLAMGFYISLSGILTFKNAVELRETAARVPMNRLLVETDSPFLAPVPYRGKSNEPAYVVEVAKKLAEIKKISEEEVGQITTENFHRLFRKTSLHPL
- a CDS encoding methionine--tRNA ligase — encoded protein: MTRAFYVTTPIYYVNGSPHVGHAYTTLACDVLARFMRLDGCDVKFLSGTDEHGQKVERTAEAAGMTPQAFADKVEKEFREMAKAMKATCDDFIRTSEPRHKKGVTKFWERLVENDDLYLGSYSGWYSVTDETFFAEKELINGKAPTGANVEWVEEPSYFFRLSKYQDRLLKFYNDHPDFIAPASRRNEVISFVKQGLIDLSVSRTTFTWGVPVPGDPDHVVYVWLDALTNYITALGYPDTEASDFATFWPEAHHIVGKDILRFHAIFWPAFLMAADLPLPKRVYAHGWWTNEGQKCSKSLGNVLDPFELIKTYGVDQLRYFMMREIPFGQDGDFSCDSMERRINSDLANDYGNLIQRVLSFVAKHAGGVVPKKGTLTRDDEAMLKEVQSLYDDLKPLLAEEQAFHKYLERLWRAIGVANRYVDTQAPWALRKTDTDRMETVLYVLSEAIRYITILAQPFLPDATEKILDQLAVPKNKRTFANLSAESALVSGTALPNPEPIFPRYVPGGSHEKTLAR
- a CDS encoding DNA polymerase III subunit delta' translates to MRADPVEETLYSAQPDLLGHEDVESYLLQLMAQNRLPHALLLTGPKGIGKATMAHRLAQYLLTYSEDAGISHKTLHVDPASMVRRRILSGSHGDFLCISRGVDEKGKVQLEIPVGKVREIPAFLQKTSSESPYRVVVVDGVEEMNRNGANALLKSLEEPPLGTFIILVSHKPGLLLPTIRSRCQVIQMKPLSSEIVGDYLAKHHGSFSKEERDLLTSLSGGRLGQVLTMIQGGGLALYKEMLGAVKGLLTNSANVPFSLIERLCKKQESDSFEIFTILLMGFLGNYLKSEGKSACNTPEEVELYGLMTNHCSLENWLRIWEKIRLHFEEMQRYTLDRKQTLLCVFLSFVKER
- a CDS encoding dTMP kinase; this encodes MANRGKFITFEGGEGSGKSTQITLLAQYLKDRGKEVLVTREPGGTPGAEEIRPLILTGEPGRWDSMTELLLYFAARRDHLEKKIKPALAAGTWVLSDRFADSSLAYQGYAGDLGKDIVEQIIQIVVGDSEPDLTFIFDLSSEVGLKRAMDREELNAAQKEDRLERKGADYHEKVRDAYQQIAKDHSDRCVLLDADKSIEDISQEISQYVDLRLGSALKEA
- a CDS encoding D-alanyl-D-alanine carboxypeptidase, with translation MRRIITFGLLIILSIGSHAWAKPAIDLCAKQAVLMDATTGAILYEKNASELMVPSSMTKIMTVYLMFERLKENRLSLGDKFKVGENAWRKGGARMFLELGSKPTVEELIQGIIVQSGNDACITVAEGLAGTEDNFAQEMTAKAHELGATNTTFLNATGWPDEGHHSTAKDLMLIGKATIENFPELYKKFYAQKEFTYNKIRQGNRNPLLYTSLDVDGLKTGETDAGGLGLVASAKQGDRRLILVINGCENKQIRAKDSETLMKWGLREFENKTLFESGQLIETASVRDGAVDTVPLVVASPALITVPKSVSSKITAVAEYQPLIAPLQKGAKAGVLKVQIPETSISAAREELIPLVVAEDVTELGFMGRLWSRTTNFVTGLF